One Pseudomonadota bacterium genomic window, GGCGGTCCCGGAGCGGGCCCGGTGGCGGTCCTCAAGGAGTTGGCACAGTACCTGCCCGTGCCCAGGATCGTGAAGCGGGGCGACTCATACAGGATCTCGGAGAAGTTCCCTGAGTCGATCGGCCGCATCAACACCTTCTTCGGCAACTTCGGCGTGCTCCTGCGCGCATACGCCTACATAAGGGAGCTCGGCGCCGAGGGGCTGGCCGCAGCCACCAGGATGGCGGTGCTCAACGCGAACTACGTGAGGGCCAGGCTAGAGAAGGCCTACGACCTCCCGTACAAGAAGCCCTGCATGCACGAGTGCGTGTTCTCGGACAAGCTGCAGCAGGCGAAGGGTATAAAGACCCTCGACATAGCCAAGCGACTCATGGACTACGGCTTCCATCCCCCGACGGTCTACTTCCCGCTGATCGTCCACGGCGCCATCATGATCGAGCCCACCGAGACCGAGTGCAAGGACCAGCTCGACCGCTTCTGCGACGCGATGCTCGCCATCGCAGGGGAGTGCGAAGATCAGCCCGATCTCGTGAAGAACGCGCCCTCCCGCCCGTTCCGGCGCAGGCTCGACGAGGCTCGCGCCGCGAAGGAACTGGTGCTGAAGGAGTAGCCCACGGCAGATGAACGTCGCTTCGACAATCAGAAAGATCATGGGGAGCGGGCGACCCGACGGGGACATCCTCGCCTCCCTCCTCTCCCTCACGGACCCATCGGACGAGGAACGGCTGTTCAAGGCGGCCTGCGAGGTAAAGAGGGAGAGGCTCGGCCCTGTCGCGCACTTGAGGGGGCTCGTCGAGTTCTCGAACGTCTGCGCCAGGAACTGCCTCTACTGCGGCATCCGCCGCGACCACGCGATTAGGCGCTACGCCATGTCGGCGGAGGAGATCCTCTCCTGCGCCCGCTTCGCCCTCGAGAACCGCTACGGCTCGCTGGTGCTCCAGTCCGGAGAGCGGGACGACCCTGAGTTCGTGGAGTTCGTGGACGATATAGTCCGAGAGATCAAGCGCCAGGGCGACGGCGCGCTGGGGATCACCCTGTCCTGCGGCGAACAGTCGGAGGAGACATACCGGCGATGGTTTGAGTCGGGCGCGCACCGGTATCTGCTCAGGATCGAGACGTCGGACCCGGAACTCTACGCGAGGCTGCATCCCGCAGACCAGGGCTTCGAGCGCCGCGTCCAGTGCCTGCGCTCCCTCCGGGCCGCGGGCTACCAGGTCGGCACCGGCGTGATGATAGGACTGCCCCGCCAGACCGCCGAGCACCTCGCGAACGACATACTCTTCTTCAGTCAGATGGACATCGACATGATCGGCATGGGGCCGTACGTCCTGCATGATGAGACGCCGCTCGCCGCCGAGGCGGTGAACACCCCCGGGGAGAGGCGCAGGCGCCTCTCGCTCGCGCTCCGGATGATAGCGCTCGCGCGCATCGTCATGCCCGACCTCAACATAGCGGCCTCGACTGCGCTGCAGGCGCTGGACACCGGTGGCCGCGAACTGGGACTATTGGCCGGCGCGAACGTCGTGATGCCCAACATCACCCCCCGGGAGTACCGCGGCGACTACCTGCTCTACGAGGGCAAGCCCTGCGTGGGCGAGGACGCGGACATGTGCCGCGGCTGCCTCGAGCGGAGGATCAACTCCATCGGCGAGAAGGTCGGATGGGACGAATGGGGGGACTCGAGGCACTTCTTCAAGCGCAAGGATATCTCATCTTGACCGGTCGAACATCACCGGCACCTGGCAGCCCCCTCCCGAGACGTTCACCTTGAGGCTCCTGTTGGTGGCGCGGGTGATGAATCCGCCCACTTCGAAGTTCAAAAACTCCCTCCCGTTCCAGTCGTACTGCACATAGACGCCGAGGTCGGCTATCACGCGGCGCCGGCGCGAGAGGAACCCGTCGATGTCCATGGTGTTGATGTGGATGCGGTCCTGCACGACCCAGTGGCCCGCGTCGCGCAGCCTGATCCTGTGGAGCCGCCTCTTCGCCTCGCGGCCCACGAAGACGCGCTCGCCGCCCATTCCGTCCGCGTGCTTGAGCACGAGCTCGTCGCTCCTGGCGTCGATCTCCCCCGCCCTGTCGGGGAGGAGACCGGCCCGCAGGACAGAGTCGGAAAGCCTTTTCGCCCGTGCGGAGCCCAGGAGCCGGCGGACCAGGGACTTGTCGGAGAGGATCACGAGTATGGTCTTGGGCGCGACGAGCCCGGTGATGAACGGGCTGTACTGCGGGGTCTTCGATCTGATGATCATCCTGAAGAAATCAGGCGCCTCCTTGTAATCCTTGAGCTCGAAGCTGTAGGCAACCATGCAGGAGGAAGGGGCGCGGCCGCCCACCACGAGCCTGCCGTCCTTCACGCTGACGCGCTCCCGCCGCATCAGCCTGCACTCCTCATCGATGTGCACGCGGAACGCGGGCGGCTGCACGATCGTGATGTCGAGCCCCGCCTTCGCCGCCTTCATGAGGATCGACTCCTCCTCCCACGTGTAGGAGTCGTAGTGGAAGCGGGCGAGCGAACGCCCGAGCCGCCTCA contains:
- the hydE gene encoding [FeFe] hydrogenase H-cluster radical SAM maturase HydE, which encodes MNVASTIRKIMGSGRPDGDILASLLSLTDPSDEERLFKAACEVKRERLGPVAHLRGLVEFSNVCARNCLYCGIRRDHAIRRYAMSAEEILSCARFALENRYGSLVLQSGERDDPEFVEFVDDIVREIKRQGDGALGITLSCGEQSEETYRRWFESGAHRYLLRIETSDPELYARLHPADQGFERRVQCLRSLRAAGYQVGTGVMIGLPRQTAEHLANDILFFSQMDIDMIGMGPYVLHDETPLAAEAVNTPGERRRRLSLALRMIALARIVMPDLNIAASTALQALDTGGRELGLLAGANVVMPNITPREYRGDYLLYEGKPCVGEDADMCRGCLERRINSIGEKVGWDEWGDSRHFFKRKDISS